ACTCAAGGTTGCTTTCCACATGCGTAATCGTTTGGCCTTCCATATCGCGCTGGCGCTTGGCGCCGGTCTTCCCCTGGCCGCCTTTGCCCAGGCCGCCGCTGCGCCGCATACCACGGCCATTGCCGCCATGCCGCTCTCCAGGGCGCTGGAGAACTTCTCGCACGAGGCGGGCATGCAGGTGGTGTATGGCTCGGACATTCCCGATGCCATCCGCAGCCCCGGCGCCGATGGCGGCGTGGCGCCGGAGCAGCAGCTGCGCCAGCTGCTCGCAGGCACCGGCCTGACCTATCGCTTCGTCACGCCAAACACGGTGTCGATCATCCCGGGAAACGTGGCAGCCAATGCGGGCAATCCGGCCTCCGCTGCGGTGACGACGGCCGGTAACGCCAGCGCTGATCCCGCCAGCGACGCGACGGCCGCGCCGGGCACCAGCAAGAGTGCCAAGGATCTGGACCAGGTGGTGGTTACCGCACGCTCCGGCGTGGACGAGCGGTCCAAGGCGCAGACCAGCTATTCGATCACCACGATCGATGAAGACCGCCTGCGCATGCAAAACCCCACCAGCGTTACCGAAGCGATGAAATCGGTGCCGGGTTTCTGGGTGGAGTCGTCGGGCGGCGAGGCGAGCGGCAACATCCGCGCGCGCGGCATTCCGGTGGACGGCTATGGTTCCGTGAACCTGCTGGAAGACGGCATCCCGGTGCAGCACGACCCGGCGCTGGGTTATCTCAATGCCGACCAGGCGTTCCGCATCGACGAGACCATCGACCACATCGAAGTGGTGCGTGGCGGCCCGTCGTCGATCTTCTATTCCAACGCGCCGGCCGGCGCCATCAACTTCATCCCGCGCCAGGTCGGCGATGCCGCCGAGGGCCTGGTGAAGTACACCGTGGGCAACTACGGCCTCAACCGCCTCGACTTCTGGTACGGCACGCCGGTCGGCGACGGCTGGAAGCTGAGCGCGGGCGGCTTCTATCGCCAGGACAATGGCATCCGCCGGCCCGGCTATACCAACGACCAGGGTGGCCAGCTCCGCGCGACGCTGTCCAAGCAGTTCGAAAACGGCAGCATCAGCTTCGACATCAAGCGCATGGACGACAAGGTGGCGCTGGACCTTGGCATTCCGATGTACCGCAATGCCAGCAGCGATCTGGTGGCCGTGCCGGGCTTCAACGGCAACTACGGCACGCTGGCCGGCCCTGAGACCGAACACGTCAAGATGATTCAGGGCAATGGCAGCCTGTACAACTTCGACAACAGCCTGGGCACCCAGGTGAAGCGCACGCAGTTCACCACCAAGTTCGACTACAACCTGGGCGACGGCTGGAAGATTGCCGAGGACCTGCGCTACAGCGACACCGACACGCAGCGCAATGGCGTGTTTCCGAACGCCGTGCAGACGGTGAGCGACTTCCTCGCCACGGCGAAGAAGCGGCTGGCGCAGTACTACCCGGGCGCGGCCGGCATGCAGCTGCAGTACGTGGACAACGGCCAGGCGTTTGTCCCCAACCAGGGCAACAACGGCCTGGTCATCCTGGGCGGCCTGCGTGGCGTCACCATGCCGATGGACGAGTTCACCAGCAACACGCGGGTGATGCGCAAGTTCGAATTCGGCGACCAGACCCACGACGTCACGCTGGGTTACTACTACGCGCACTTCAACCAGAGCTTTGACCGCTATTCGTCCACCGCCATTCTTACCGCGACGGACAACGCGCGCCTGCTGGACGTGGTGGCGGTGAATGCGGCCGGCAATCCGCTGGGCAAGCTCACCAACGGCGGCATCTACAGCTACGGTTATGAGTGGGCGCACGCCAGCGGCACGTCCAATACCAGCGCGTTCTACCTGTCGGACGAATGGCAGGTCAACGACCAGCTGCGCATCGACGGCGGCGCGCGCTGGGAGCGCGTGAACACCAAGGGCTGGACCGAGGGTTCGCAGACGGTGAACCTGGGCACGCCGCCGACATCGAACATCCTCACCGGCAACGGCCAGTACGTGTCGTATGACCACAGCTTCGACAAGATCGGCTGGACCCTTGGCGCGAACTACCAGTTCAGCGACCACCAGGGCGTGTTCGCGCGCTACACCTCCACCTTCCGCCTGCCGAACCTGAGCTCGTACATCACCTCGCCCACGGCCACGCCGGTCATCCAGACGATGATCCTGCCGGAGATGGGCTACAAGTACAGCAACCGCTACATGGATGCGTACGCCACGCTGTTCTATACCAAGTACAACAACGTCAGCTTCAGCAACTACGTGTTCGATCCGAATACGGGCGTGTCGACGCCGCAGACGGGCTATGCGGATACCAAGACCTACGGCCTGGAGCTGGAAGGCACCTTCTACCCGTCGAAGTATTTCGACGTGCAGTACACGGCCACCGTCCAGGATCCCCAGTACAAGGGCCTGCGCTACACCGTCATCACCAACAATGCGCCGGTGCTGCTCGACTATGACGGCAACCAGCTCATCCGCGTGCCCAAGAACAGCTTCCGCATCGTGCCCGGCGTGAACCTGCTGGACGACAAGCTGCGCCTGCAGATGAGCTACGAGTACGAAGGCCGCCGCTATGTCGACACCGCCAACTCCGTGGTGCTGCCGCAGTACCACACCATCGGCTTCAGTGCCCGCTACCAGATGACGCCGGAGCTGTCGTTCTTCTTCTACGCCGACAACCTCAACAACTCGCTGGGACTGACCGAGGGCAACCCGCGTGCCGGCGAGCTGGCGAGCAGCGATGCGACCAAGAGCGTGTTCATTGCGCGTCCGCTGCTGGGCCGCTCGTTCCGCGCCTCGGTGATGTACCGCTTCTGATGGCGTCTGGTGTCCCGCGTGTCGCTCCGCATGGCGACACGCGGGACGGTGTTACCGTGGAAGGAATCGCGTCATGACTGAATATTCCCGTTGCCCGCCCCGCTTTCTTGCCCTGGTGGCACTGTGGCTGACGATCCTCGGGGTGGCCTGTGCCACCGAGACCGCGCCCGACCTGGTGCTGCGCGGCCGGCTGGACGGCAGCGACAATCACAGCTATCGCGACGTGCCGTTCGATGTGCCGGCAGGCGTCAACCGCATCACCGTGCAGTTCGAATACAGCGGCCGCGAGGAACACACGGCGGTCGACCTGGGGCTGAAGGATCCGGACGGCTTCCATGGCCAGCAGGGGCTGCGCGGCTGGACCGGCGGCAGCAAGCGGCTCTTCACCG
This genomic interval from Dyella japonica A8 contains the following:
- a CDS encoding TonB-dependent receptor domain-containing protein → MRNRLAFHIALALGAGLPLAAFAQAAAAPHTTAIAAMPLSRALENFSHEAGMQVVYGSDIPDAIRSPGADGGVAPEQQLRQLLAGTGLTYRFVTPNTVSIIPGNVAANAGNPASAAVTTAGNASADPASDATAAPGTSKSAKDLDQVVVTARSGVDERSKAQTSYSITTIDEDRLRMQNPTSVTEAMKSVPGFWVESSGGEASGNIRARGIPVDGYGSVNLLEDGIPVQHDPALGYLNADQAFRIDETIDHIEVVRGGPSSIFYSNAPAGAINFIPRQVGDAAEGLVKYTVGNYGLNRLDFWYGTPVGDGWKLSAGGFYRQDNGIRRPGYTNDQGGQLRATLSKQFENGSISFDIKRMDDKVALDLGIPMYRNASSDLVAVPGFNGNYGTLAGPETEHVKMIQGNGSLYNFDNSLGTQVKRTQFTTKFDYNLGDGWKIAEDLRYSDTDTQRNGVFPNAVQTVSDFLATAKKRLAQYYPGAAGMQLQYVDNGQAFVPNQGNNGLVILGGLRGVTMPMDEFTSNTRVMRKFEFGDQTHDVTLGYYYAHFNQSFDRYSSTAILTATDNARLLDVVAVNAAGNPLGKLTNGGIYSYGYEWAHASGTSNTSAFYLSDEWQVNDQLRIDGGARWERVNTKGWTEGSQTVNLGTPPTSNILTGNGQYVSYDHSFDKIGWTLGANYQFSDHQGVFARYTSTFRLPNLSSYITSPTATPVIQTMILPEMGYKYSNRYMDAYATLFYTKYNNVSFSNYVFDPNTGVSTPQTGYADTKTYGLELEGTFYPSKYFDVQYTATVQDPQYKGLRYTVITNNAPVLLDYDGNQLIRVPKNSFRIVPGVNLLDDKLRLQMSYEYEGRRYVDTANSVVLPQYHTIGFSARYQMTPELSFFFYADNLNNSLGLTEGNPRAGELASSDATKSVFIARPLLGRSFRASVMYRF